In Orenia metallireducens, the DNA window TTCAGGTACTGATTTAAGTATTGCTGATATTGCAGTAACTACTAACTTGGCTGCAGCAGCGGGTGCTGCTTTAGCAATGGTTACTAGTTGGTTCAAATATGGTAAAGCTGATGTAAGTATGACATTAAATGGAGCTTTGGCTGGTCTTGTTGGGATCACTGCTGGGTGTGCTAGTGTAAATAACTGGGGTGCTGTAGCAATTGGAGCTTTAGCTGGAGTATTAATAGTGTATGCTGTAGAGTTTATCGATAAATTACATGTAGATGACCCTGTTGGAGCGGTAGCGGTACATGGTGTTTGTGGAGCTTTTGGAACATTACTAGTTGGATTATTTGCAACTGAAGGTGGTTTGTTCTACGGTGGAGGAATTGCTTTATTGCTTACCCAATTAAAAGGTGTAGTAGCAGTAGCAGTTTGGACTTTCACAACAGCATTCATCTTATTTAAAGTGATTGCTAGTACTATTGGCTTAAGAGTATCTAGAGAAGAAGAGGTAGAAGGATTAGATATTACAGAGCATGGTTCCGTATCTTATCCAGATTTCATTCCATTACATTGGAAGAGTGTTAAAGTCAGTAAAAAGTAATGAGTAATGAGTGACGAGTAAAGAATAAGACCTTAACCTGTTACTTGTTACTCGATCACTCGTTACTGAATTTAAAGAGGGGGGAAAGAGAATGAAAAAGGTAGAATGTATTGTCAGACCAAGTAGTATAGAAGAGTTAATCGTGGCTGCAGAGAATTTAGGTGTAAATGGTTTAAATATAACTCAGATTGCTGGATATGGTAAGCAAAAAGGTGCTACTAATATCTATCGTGGTGTAGAGTATGAGGTCAAGTTAAAGGAGAAGCTTAAAGTAGAGATTGTAATAGAAGAGGATAAGGTAGAACCATTAGTCAATGCTATTATGGAGGCTGTTCGTACTGATGAAGTTGGTGATGGTAAGATCTTTATCTATCCAATAGAAGAGACTATTAGGATTAGAACAGGTGAAAAAGGTATAAAGGCTATTTAACGTTAAGCAACCCACCCCCGATTTAATCGGGGGTATTTTTGTAAAAGTATAGAAAGGAGGGTTGATGATTGATGAAGCTAATTAGGGCAATTATTAGACCTAAGAAGGTTGAAGCTGTTGTGGAAAGGTTAAGTGCTGAGGGGTTTTATGCTTATACCAAAGTCGATGTTAGTGGTAGAGGGGAGCAAAAAGGGGTTAAGGTTGGAGAGACCCATTATGATGAACTTTCAAAGACTATGATTTTAATTGTGGTAGAGGATAAAGATAAAACTAAAGTAGTCGATATAATTGCTAGAGAAGCTAAAACCAAGAGGCAGGGCAGCTTAGATGCAGGGGAGATTAAGTTTAAAATAGGCGTAGATGGTGTCCCAGGTGATGGTAAGATATTTGTAAGTACTATAGAAGAAGATTATACAATTAGTAGTTATCTAGGGATATAAAACTATATTTTAAATTCATCGACCATATCCATTAAACTATGGGATATCTCTTTGAGCTCTTGGGAAGAAGAGTTGAGCTTTTCAGAGATAGTTTCAATATCCTGATAGGAATTAAAGATTGCTTTGCTATATTCTCTCCAGTTATCGGTAGCACTGGCTGTTTGCTGAACTTGCATGGAGCTTTCTTGGCTTGAGTTTTTTATCTCTGTGAATAATAAGCCAGTCTCTTTAGCGATCTTTTGACTTGTTTTGGTCTTAAATTCTACTTCTCTGATAGCAGTTAATGCATTAGTTGATTTCTGCTCTATTTTATCAATTATAGTAAGGATATTCTCAGTAGCACCACTGGTTTCAGTCGAGAGAGCTCTAATTTCGTCGGCAATGACTTTCCATTGCTGGTATTATTAGAGTTATTGGCTTCAATGTTAGCATTTAAAGCTAATAGATTGGTCTGTTTAGTTATATTAGTAATTAATTCAACTATTTTATTGATCTCTTGGTAGTCATTATGTAGACCTTCTATAATCTTTACAGTCTCTTTGGTGACTAAACTGATTTTATTGATACTCTTTAAGGTATCATTGATATTGTTGTTACCAAGGCGAGTCTTATTAGAGGACTGTTGAGCAAAAGCAGCCATCTCCTCCATACTCTCTGAAATACCTTGAATAATTGAAGTGATATTATTCATTAGATTCTGGTTTGCTGTGATCGTTCTATTAGCCTTTTGGGCAGAAGATAATAGCTCTTCACTATGGGAAAATAACTCCTTTGATGTCTTACGGATATTGATGATTGTATCTTTTAAGTTTGAGTACATCTTATTTAGAGCTGATGCTAAAATATTAAGTTCATCTTGTGTCTTGATATCAAGTAGCTTAATATCTAGATTTCCTGAAGAAATTTTATTAGCAAAATTGGTAGCAGATAATATAGGTTTAGTTATTTTATTACTAAATAATAGAGAAATTAAAATAACTAAGGTGAAGATAACTAGACTAGAGAAGATAGAAATAAGAAAGAATTTATCCTCTAGACCTTTAATACAGGTCAAATCTTGGCTGATTCTGAGCATCCCTTGAATCTTTTGAGCAGTTGGGTCAAATAAGGGTAGATATAATTCTAATCTATTATCTTCAGCCATAGAGACTACTTGCTCTCCTGATGATACCTTATTAAAGATGGATTTATCCTCTATACTTTTGCCAATCCTATCTTGCTCTGAATCCCTAGAGCTTTGAATTAATTTATCCCTTTCATAAAAGGCTACATCACCTGAAATTAAATTATTGATATTCTTTAATAGATGGTTGTTTAGATTGAAACCAACTTGGAGAGTACCTATAATCTGATTATTATCTTTGACAGGAACAAAGGCTCTAACAGCCAGTCCGCTCTTACCAAATTCAAAGCCTTT includes these proteins:
- a CDS encoding P-II family nitrogen regulator, with product MKKVECIVRPSSIEELIVAAENLGVNGLNITQIAGYGKQKGATNIYRGVEYEVKLKEKLKVEIVIEEDKVEPLVNAIMEAVRTDEVGDGKIFIYPIEETIRIRTGEKGIKAI
- a CDS encoding P-II family nitrogen regulator, yielding MKLIRAIIRPKKVEAVVERLSAEGFYAYTKVDVSGRGEQKGVKVGETHYDELSKTMILIVVEDKDKTKVVDIIAREAKTKRQGSLDAGEIKFKIGVDGVPGDGKIFVSTIEEDYTISSYLGI
- a CDS encoding methyl-accepting chemotaxis protein — its product is MADEIRALSTETSGATENILTIIDKIEQKSTNALTAIREVEFKTKTSQKIAKETGLLFTEIKNSSQESSMQVQQTASATDNWREYSKAIFNSYQDIETISEKLNSSSQELKEISHSLMDMVDEFKI
- a CDS encoding methyl-accepting chemotaxis protein translates to MVRFSLKKKLFILLSLISIIPTLIISTILYKQSRQSFEQTIDSKLEQAVKVSNFYFNEKQKVALSIAQKYAQQKNLISAFKEKDRTLLDQKLKPIFKLLKEDKGLTVFEFGDKKGVVFTRAHHPGKFGDDKSDNNSINLALQGEEVKGFEFGKSGLAVRAFVPVKDNNQIIGTLQVGFNLNNHLLKNINNLISGDVAFYERDKLIQSSRDSEQDRIGKSIEDKSIFNKVSSGEQVVSMAEDNRLELYLPLFDPTAQKIQGMLRISQDLTCIKGLEDKFFLISIFSSLVIFTLVILISLLFSNKITKPILSATNFANKISSGNLDIKLLDIKTQDELNILASALNKMYSNLKDTIINIRKTSKELFSHSEELLSSAQKANRTITANQNLMNNITSIIQGISESMEEMAAFAQQSSNKTRLGNNNINDTLKSINKISLVTKETVKIIEGLHNDYQEINKIVELITNITKQTNLLALNANIEANNSNNTSNGKSLPTKLELSRLKPVVLLRISLL